Part of the Coleofasciculus sp. FACHB-1120 genome is shown below.
TTCTGGGCAAGTGGCATCATAACGCCCTTACGAGATGAGACTGGGCAACTACGAGGCTTTTCCAAAATCATGCGCGACTTCACCGAACGGAAGCGAGCTGAAGACGAACGCAACCAGCTACTTGCCTCGGAACAGGAGGCACGCGCCGCAGCGGAGTCAGCAAACCGGATGAAGGACGAGTTTTTGGCGACTCTCTCCCACGAACTGCGATCGCCCCTCAACGCAATGTTGGGATGGGTTCAACTACTCAATACTCGTAAATTTGACGAGGCGACGACTGCGCGGGCGATGGAGACAATTGAGCGCAGTGCTAAGGCACAAGCTCAGCTGGTGGAGGATTTGCTGGATGTTTCCCGCATCATTCAGGGTAAGTTACGCCTGAATGTCCGCCCAGTTGAGCTGGCTTTGGTTGTTGAGGCAGCGGTTGATACCGCCCGTCCAGCGGCTGACGCTAAGGCAATTCGACTCCAAAGCGTACTCGATCCGTCAGCAGGTCCTGTTGCCGGAGACTCAGACCGCTTGCAGCAAATAATCTGGAATCTGTTATCTAATGCGATCAAGTTCACACCTAAAGATGGGCGAGTTCAGGTTCGCCTCGAACGAGTGAACTCTCATGTGGAAATCACAGTAACTGATACAGGCCTTGGCATTCGCTCTGACTTTGTACCCTATGTCTTTGATCGCTTTCGTCAAGCTGATAGCTCAATTACCCGGTCATATAGCGGACTGGGTCTGGGTCTAGCAATTGTGCGCCACTTGGTAGAGTTGCACGGCGGCACAGTTCGCGCAGAAAGTCAAGGAGAGGGGCAAGGAGCAGCATTTGTCGTAAAGCTTCCACTTATGCCTGTCCGCTTGGAAACCAGTCAGGAAGAGCAAATTCACCCAACCGTTGCGGGAGGAGTCCCGTTTGATAATCCACAGTCCCTAGATGGCTTACAAGTACTCGTTGTAGACGATGAGGTTGATTCTCGTGTGTTTCTCACGACGGTACTGGAACAGTGTGGAGCCTCTGTGCGTGCTGTTGCATCCGCCCATTCAGCACTTGAAGTCATTAAACTTCTTAAACCAGATATTCTATTGAGCGATATCGGGATGCCTGAAGAGGATGGCTATACTTTGATCCGGAAAGTGCGGGCACTTTCAGCAGAACAAGGAGGACGGATTCCCGCTGTAGCGCTAACAGCATACGCTAGAGCAGAGGATAGGATGCGAGCGATCGCTGCCGGATTTCAAATGCACATCTCTAAACCTGTGGAACCAGCAGAATTAGCGACTGTAGTAGCGAGTCTTGCTGGACGAACAGAAATCCATGAAGTGTGAAGTCGTGCAATTCGTTGTAACTGACATCTTGCAGCATTCTCAAGAAGTGGGTTGCAAAGCTGGTAAAAATCTGAAAAAAAGGGCGTAGCGGGACTTAGACGAAAACTGCTAAAAAAATGGCTTAAAACCTAGACAGAGAAAGACTTTTAGCTTAAAAGAGCATAAATCCAGTGTTCACAAGGGTTTCAGACCTTTTTTGGTCATCAACCTCTTTTCCTTGCTCAGAGAGGTTTTCAGCCCCTAAAGAAGCTATAAAATGTCTAAGTCCCGTGAGCAGAAATGACTGACGTTTAACCCACATCTCCACTCTTTTGTCAGTGCGTAACTCCTAAAATTCTGGTCGCTAAGGCTGAAAAGCTTGGGATGTATATGTGTAGCAGTTACCTTGATTGGATGCTCACCAGCAACTCACGCTGTCACTATCAAAGGGTTACTATTGGCGAACGAGGCAGCAGCCATCCATCAACCAGGATTTATCAGCTAGAGGGTGGTGAGAATGACGCTCGCCGCCTGGTACTCAAAGATTTGAGTGTGAGCTTCATTTCAGAGTCAGTGATTATTCAACAATGAATCTTCATGGGTTTGGACGACTTGTAGTAACTTGCCGTTTCGCCCCAAAGCTTCATCCGCCAATTCGACAATCCAAGGGTTAGGTACAGCTTGGGGTCTGGCTTTTAGTACATAAGCCAAGGCTGACTCTTCTTTTCCAACCCCAAGTAGCACAGCATAAACTATCAGGGCGATAGCGGTTGAGCGGCTGACCCCAGCAAAGCAATGGATGAGAACATCCCCACCGCACGTTCTTATCGCCTGAGTGAAGTCGATGACTTGGAGAATATCCGCAGGTGCAGCCAGGACATCTTCAGGGTCATTAACAGGTGTAGTGATGTCATCAAACTCTAGCCTGAGTCGGTGGGACACTTGCGTATAACCGGGCGGGGAGGGTTCACTCGGATCGCAAATGGAGATTATGTGTTGAATGAATGGTTCTGTGGTTTGTCCAAGAATTCGTTGGCTTGCTTCAATACGATTGGTGATAAAGATTGTTGGAAGTTTATCGAGTCGGGGGTCAAGCACAATAGTGCTACTAGGTGTTATTTTTTCTTTCTCTTGTTTTGACGCAAAATCAACCACTTGTGTCAGCCGAAAAGCCAAAGAGTCTCTAGTGTCAATTTGCTTCAATACTTCAATAACCCGCTCACGAACAAAGGAGTCTGGATCGTTGAGTGCTATTCTCAATTCAGCTTTTGCTACAACTGAGCCAATGTGCCCTAATGCAGAAGCGGCTCGACTGCGGACAAAAGGTTCTGGGTCGTTTTTAAGCACTCGTAGTAGCCCCGATACAGCTTTTTCACTGCCAATAAGCTCTAGCGCCTTGGTCGCACTCCAACGTACATGAGAGTTTAGATCGCTAAGGGCTGAGAGTAATGGCTCTACCGCTGTCTTGGCACCGATTTTCCCTAGTGCTAAAGCGGCTCGACTACGAACGAGAGAGTCTGGGTCGTGAAGCGCCAAGAGCAACCCGGAACAAGCCGCCTCAGCGCGAATTTTTCCTAAAGCAGAAGCGGCTCGACTACGCACAGACGCATCTCCATCTTC
Proteins encoded:
- a CDS encoding response regulator; this translates as MSDPTLVTILHVDDNEANRYVISRMLRKAGFEVKEAATGETALQLVAHQPPDLIILDVQLPGINGFEVCHRLKANPSTSSIPVLHLSASFVESKDKAQGLESGADGYLAQPVEPIELLATVKALLRIREAEEAALAMAKEWQTTFDAMSDGVCLLDSSGRVLRCNSTMTNLWKKPFSEINGCFYQQLMEDTLGCIAVTSLTCVQETRRRDNVELRCGERWFSVTTDPVFNEGGIFTGAVYIVADITERKWASEALGASEERFRLLLENLEDYAIFFLDTEGRAIRWGVGAERILGYQEAEILGQSVSIIYTPEDIERGADKQELETAVTEGRAEDERWHVRKDGTRFWASGIITPLRDETGQLRGFSKIMRDFTERKRAEDERNQLLASEQEARAAAESANRMKDEFLATLSHELRSPLNAMLGWVQLLNTRKFDEATTARAMETIERSAKAQAQLVEDLLDVSRIIQGKLRLNVRPVELALVVEAAVDTARPAADAKAIRLQSVLDPSAGPVAGDSDRLQQIIWNLLSNAIKFTPKDGRVQVRLERVNSHVEITVTDTGLGIRSDFVPYVFDRFRQADSSITRSYSGLGLGLAIVRHLVELHGGTVRAESQGEGQGAAFVVKLPLMPVRLETSQEEQIHPTVAGGVPFDNPQSLDGLQVLVVDDEVDSRVFLTTVLEQCGASVRAVASAHSALEVIKLLKPDILLSDIGMPEEDGYTLIRKVRALSAEQGGRIPAVALTAYARAEDRMRAIAAGFQMHISKPVEPAELATVVASLAGRTEIHEV
- a CDS encoding HEAT repeat domain-containing protein; protein product: MTRSEQTTLQLLEALNSENPKKLSSSVRALAKIGSQTAVNGLLSALNHSDDRVSGWAAWALGQIATESVVAYLIDILNQKSPQERKWAASALGQIHTFAATQGLLFALNDEDSDVRVWAASALGKIRDEAAVARLLIVLNEDGDASVRSRAASALGKIRAEAACSGLLLALHDPDSLVRSRAALALGKIGAKTAVEPLLSALSDLNSHVRWSATKALELIGSEKAVSGLLRVLKNDPEPFVRSRAASALGHIGSVVAKAELRIALNDPDSFVRERVIEVLKQIDTRDSLAFRLTQVVDFASKQEKEKITPSSTIVLDPRLDKLPTIFITNRIEASQRILGQTTEPFIQHIISICDPSEPSPPGYTQVSHRLRLEFDDITTPVNDPEDVLAAPADILQVIDFTQAIRTCGGDVLIHCFAGVSRSTAIALIVYAVLLGVGKEESALAYVLKARPQAVPNPWIVELADEALGRNGKLLQVVQTHEDSLLNNH